A genome region from Methylobacterium sp. FF17 includes the following:
- a CDS encoding AI-2E family transporter, whose amino-acid sequence MSADPITARLLRQAMPVFTTLASCLLVITIAAALYLGRDILVPVTLAILLSFVLVPGVRLLRRIRVPRALAVLVVVLTAFGALTGVALLIANETAQLASDLPRYQVTMREKIAALKETTAGSGTLSRMVDMVQDLSAELQPELKATPPDGAAGTATHPLHVQIAAAKAGLFGTLGTLVGPILHPLATTGLILIFTIFILLQREDLRNRAIRLAGTGDLRRTTAAIDDAVGRLSRFFLAQLGLNIAYGVVIGLGLWWIGVPNPILFGVLATVFRFVPYVGAVISTVLPLIVAAAVDPGWTMAIAVAILFLVVEPIAGHVIEPLLYGHSTGLSPIAVILAATLWAFLWGPIGLVLATPITVCLVVLGRHIERLWYLDVILGDRPALSPPEIFYQRMLANDPAEAIDQGRMFLKARALVTYYDEVVLAGLLMAQEDLSRGTLDRTRQDAVGTALRTVVSRLGAFPVRRKLGSGSATAGNSETSAAFDAIGPDRQVAAVVMRPADLAPRWQAARPVLCVSSRGPFDEAATLMLAQILGRHGLAADVMSMADLRRGERPADLSGIALVCFSYLEPVSLSQIRLNVRQARQAIPGVRVLVGFWRERDPASIDRLRRTLSADVLVTTLNGALDAALTFAKRG is encoded by the coding sequence ATGAGCGCCGATCCCATCACCGCCCGTCTGCTGCGGCAGGCGATGCCGGTCTTCACGACCCTGGCATCCTGCCTCCTCGTCATCACCATCGCGGCGGCGCTCTATCTCGGGCGCGACATCCTCGTGCCGGTGACGCTGGCGATCCTCCTGAGCTTCGTGCTCGTGCCGGGGGTGCGCCTCCTGCGCCGCATCCGGGTGCCGCGGGCGCTCGCCGTCCTCGTCGTGGTGCTGACGGCCTTCGGGGCGCTGACGGGGGTCGCGCTGCTGATCGCCAATGAGACGGCCCAACTCGCTTCGGACCTGCCACGCTACCAAGTGACGATGCGCGAGAAGATCGCGGCGCTCAAGGAGACGACCGCCGGCAGCGGAACCCTGTCCCGCATGGTCGACATGGTGCAGGATCTCAGCGCCGAACTGCAGCCGGAACTGAAGGCGACGCCGCCCGATGGAGCCGCCGGCACAGCCACCCATCCGCTCCACGTCCAGATCGCGGCGGCCAAGGCCGGGCTGTTCGGCACGCTCGGCACCCTCGTGGGGCCGATCCTGCATCCGCTCGCCACCACCGGCCTCATCCTCATCTTCACGATCTTCATCCTGCTCCAGCGCGAGGACCTGCGGAACCGGGCGATCCGGCTCGCCGGCACGGGCGACCTGCGGCGGACGACGGCGGCCATCGACGATGCGGTCGGGCGCCTCAGCCGGTTCTTCCTGGCGCAGCTCGGCCTCAACATCGCCTACGGCGTGGTGATTGGCCTCGGCCTGTGGTGGATCGGCGTGCCGAACCCCATCCTGTTCGGCGTGCTCGCCACGGTCTTCCGCTTCGTGCCCTACGTGGGCGCCGTGATCAGCACCGTGCTCCCGCTCATCGTGGCCGCGGCCGTGGACCCGGGCTGGACCATGGCGATCGCCGTCGCCATCCTGTTCCTCGTGGTGGAGCCCATCGCGGGCCACGTGATCGAGCCGCTGCTCTACGGCCATTCCACCGGCCTCTCGCCCATCGCGGTGATCCTGGCGGCCACCCTCTGGGCCTTCCTGTGGGGGCCGATCGGCCTCGTGCTCGCGACCCCGATCACGGTCTGCCTCGTGGTGCTGGGGCGCCACATCGAGCGGCTCTGGTACCTCGACGTCATCCTGGGCGACCGGCCGGCCCTGTCGCCGCCCGAGATCTTCTACCAGCGCATGCTGGCGAACGACCCCGCCGAGGCCATCGATCAGGGCCGCATGTTCCTCAAGGCCCGCGCCCTCGTCACCTACTACGACGAGGTGGTGCTGGCCGGCCTGCTGATGGCGCAGGAGGATCTCTCGCGGGGCACCCTCGACCGGACCCGGCAGGACGCGGTCGGCACCGCCCTGCGCACCGTCGTGTCGCGTCTCGGCGCCTTCCCGGTGCGGCGCAAGCTCGGCTCCGGCAGCGCGACGGCGGGGAATTCAGAGACGTCGGCCGCCTTCGACGCCATCGGTCCCGACCGCCAGGTCGCCGCCGTGGTGATGCGTCCGGCCGATCTCGCGCCACGCTGGCAGGCCGCCCGGCCCGTGCTCTGCGTGTCGAGCCGGGGCCCGTTCGATGAGGCGGCGACGCTGATGCTCGCCCAGATCCTCGGCCGCCACGGCCTCGCGGCGGACGTGATGTCGATGGCGGACCTGCGCCGGGGCGAGCGGCCGGCGGACCTCTCCGGCATCGCGCTGGTGTGCTTCTCCTACCTCGAGCCCGTGAGCCTCTCGCAGATCCGGCTCAACGTGCGCCAGGCGCGCCAGGCCATCCCGGGCGTCCGGGTGCTGGTCGGGTTCTGGCGCGAGCGCGACCCCGCCTCCATCGACCGCCTGCGTCGGACGCTCTCGGCCGACGTGCTCGTGACCACCTTGAACGGCGCCCTCGACGCAGCTCTGACCTTCGCCAAACGGGGGTGA
- a CDS encoding zinc-dependent alcohol dehydrogenase, with product MKALCWHGKGDIRCDTVPDPRIEDARDVIIKVTSCAICGSDLHLMDGQMPTMESGDVLGHEFMGEVVEVGAGFTKFKKGDRIVVPFNINCGECRQCRLGNWSVCQRSNRNAAMAAAQFGYTTAGLFGYSHLTGGYAGGQAEYVRVPMADVAPMKVPDGMDDESVLFLTDILPTGWQAAEHCEIKGGEIIAVWGAGPVGLFAIQSAKIMGAERIIAIETVPERIALAWKYGATDVIDFMKEDVFERIKEISKGEGADGVIDCVGMEATAGHGIAGVLSTLQEKLTSTERPYVLAEAIKAVRPCGIVSVPGVYGGPLPINMGSIVQKGLTMKSGQTHVKRYLETLTKLIQAGKFDMTSLITHRSADLADGPDLYKTFRDKKDGCVKVVFHPN from the coding sequence ATGAAAGCATTGTGCTGGCACGGCAAGGGCGACATCCGCTGCGACACGGTTCCCGATCCGCGGATCGAGGATGCGCGCGACGTGATCATCAAGGTGACGTCCTGCGCGATCTGCGGCTCGGACCTCCACCTCATGGACGGGCAGATGCCCACCATGGAGAGCGGCGACGTGCTCGGCCACGAGTTCATGGGCGAGGTCGTCGAGGTCGGCGCGGGCTTCACCAAGTTCAAGAAGGGCGACCGGATCGTCGTACCCTTCAACATCAATTGCGGTGAATGCCGCCAGTGCCGGCTCGGCAACTGGTCGGTCTGCCAGCGCTCAAACCGCAACGCCGCGATGGCGGCCGCCCAGTTCGGCTACACCACGGCCGGCCTGTTCGGCTACTCGCACCTCACCGGCGGCTATGCCGGCGGCCAGGCGGAGTACGTACGCGTGCCGATGGCCGACGTCGCCCCGATGAAGGTGCCGGACGGCATGGACGACGAATCGGTCCTGTTCCTCACCGACATCCTGCCCACCGGCTGGCAGGCCGCCGAGCATTGCGAGATCAAGGGCGGCGAGATCATCGCGGTCTGGGGCGCCGGGCCCGTCGGCCTGTTCGCGATCCAGTCGGCCAAGATCATGGGTGCGGAGCGCATCATCGCCATCGAGACGGTGCCCGAGCGCATCGCGCTGGCCTGGAAATACGGTGCCACCGACGTCATCGACTTCATGAAGGAGGACGTGTTCGAGCGCATCAAGGAGATCAGCAAGGGGGAGGGCGCCGACGGCGTCATCGACTGCGTCGGCATGGAGGCCACCGCCGGCCACGGCATCGCCGGGGTTCTCAGCACCCTGCAGGAGAAGCTGACCTCGACCGAGCGCCCCTACGTACTTGCGGAGGCGATCAAGGCGGTACGCCCCTGCGGCATCGTCTCGGTTCCGGGCGTCTATGGCGGCCCGCTGCCGATCAACATGGGCTCGATCGTACAGAAGGGCCTGACGATGAAGAGCGGCCAGACCCACGTGAAGCGCTACCTCGAGACGCTGACGAAGCTGATCCAGGCGGGCAAGTTCGACATGACCTCGCTGATCACCCACCGCTCCGCCGACCTCGCGGACGGACCCGACCTCTACAAGACCTTCCGCGACAAGAAGGACGGCTGCGTGAAGGTGGTGTTTCATCCCAACTGA
- a CDS encoding response regulator produces the protein MAKILLVEDHEEIWDFLSRRLKRRGYDVILAHDGESGVQQARTSRPDVILLDMNLPILDGWSAARVLKSGSDTQGIPIIALTAHAMSGDRDKAIQAGCDDYHPKPVDFSKLLTQISAAVGPQAPATA, from the coding sequence ATGGCGAAAATCCTGCTGGTGGAAGATCACGAGGAGATCTGGGACTTCCTGTCCCGCCGGCTGAAGCGGCGCGGCTACGACGTCATCCTGGCCCATGACGGCGAGTCGGGCGTACAGCAGGCGCGCACCAGCCGCCCCGACGTCATCCTCCTCGACATGAACCTGCCGATCCTAGACGGCTGGTCGGCGGCGCGCGTGCTGAAATCCGGCAGCGACACGCAGGGCATTCCGATCATCGCGCTCACCGCCCATGCCATGTCGGGCGACCGCGACAAGGCGATCCAGGCGGGCTGCGACGACTACCACCCCAAGCCCGTGGATTTCTCCAAGCTGCTGACCCAGATCAGTGCGGCGGTCGGCCCGCAGGCGCCCGCGACCGCCTGA
- the topA gene encoding type I DNA topoisomerase — MKVVVVESPAKAKTINKYLGRDYEVLASFGHIRDLPAKDGSVDPEADFHMLWELDDRGSKRVSDIVKALKGADGLILATDPDREGEAISWHVVEALTARRALKGMPVERVTFNAITKAAVETAMRQPRQIDQALVDAYLARRALDYLVGFNLSPVLWRKLPGARSAGRVQSVALRLVCEREREIEVFKPREYWSLVATLTTEAGATFEARLTGADGKRIQRLDVGSGDEAAAFARDLELATFQVGSVEAKPAKRHPAPPFTTSTLQQEASRKLGMAPAQTMRAAQKLYEGVEIDGETVGLITYMRTDGVDMAPEAIEDVRRVVAKEYGERYLPGAPRKYSVKAKNAQEAHEAVRPTDMSRLPKTVARTVDAEQAKLYELIWTRTVASQMESAELERTTVDVVAQVGPRKLDLRATGQVVKFDGFLTLYQEGKDDEEDEDGKRLPPMTAGDPLKRERIASTQHFTEPPPRYSEASLVKRMEELGIGRPSTYAAVLQTLRDREYVRIDKKRLVAEDKGRLVTGFLESFFKRYVEYDFTAELETQLDRVSNAEIDWREVLRDFWRDFSAAISGTKELRVTEVLDALNDLLGAHIFPEKADGSNPRTCPTCGAGQLSLKLGKFGAFVGCSNYPECKYTRQLAATGVDGDGEGSSENGGQPGTRVLGNDPVSGLPVTVRDGRFGPFVQLGEASTEKEAPKPKRSSIPKGTSPSSVDLEMALKLLSLPREVARHPETGEPILANLGRFGPYVQHGKMYANLGRDDDVLEIGANRAIDLIVAKEQGGGRRGPAADPGRPLGEHPETGKPIVVKSGKYGPYVTDGTTNATLPKTMAAEAVDLPQALELIAAREAAGGGKKKAPARKAAGAKASPKKAAAKTPGKAAKAEAGEDGADGTPVPKKAPPKKTPAKKTPAKKASAKAAADGTAGAEPAAATTRKKA; from the coding sequence ATGAAAGTCGTCGTCGTCGAGTCGCCGGCCAAGGCCAAGACGATCAACAAGTATCTCGGCCGCGACTACGAGGTTCTCGCCTCGTTCGGCCATATCCGCGACCTGCCCGCCAAGGACGGCTCCGTCGATCCGGAGGCGGACTTCCACATGCTGTGGGAGCTCGACGACCGGGGTTCGAAGCGCGTCTCCGACATCGTCAAGGCGCTCAAGGGCGCCGACGGCCTGATCCTGGCGACCGATCCGGATCGCGAGGGCGAGGCGATCTCCTGGCACGTGGTGGAGGCGCTGACCGCGCGCCGCGCCCTCAAGGGCATGCCGGTGGAGCGCGTGACCTTCAACGCCATCACCAAGGCGGCGGTCGAGACCGCCATGCGCCAGCCCCGGCAGATCGACCAGGCCCTGGTCGACGCCTACCTCGCGCGCCGGGCGCTGGACTACCTCGTCGGCTTCAACCTCTCGCCGGTGCTGTGGCGCAAGCTTCCCGGCGCCCGCTCGGCGGGCCGCGTGCAGTCGGTGGCGCTCCGCCTCGTCTGCGAGCGCGAGCGCGAGATCGAGGTCTTCAAGCCCCGCGAGTACTGGTCCCTGGTGGCGACCCTCACGACGGAGGCCGGCGCCACCTTCGAGGCCCGGCTCACGGGCGCCGACGGCAAGCGCATCCAGCGCCTCGACGTCGGCTCCGGCGACGAGGCGGCGGCCTTCGCGCGCGACCTCGAACTCGCGACCTTCCAGGTCGGCAGCGTCGAGGCCAAGCCCGCCAAGCGCCACCCCGCACCCCCTTTCACGACCTCCACCCTGCAGCAGGAAGCATCGCGAAAACTCGGCATGGCGCCGGCCCAGACCATGCGGGCGGCCCAGAAGCTCTACGAGGGCGTCGAGATCGACGGCGAGACGGTCGGCCTCATCACCTACATGCGGACCGACGGCGTCGACATGGCGCCGGAGGCCATCGAGGATGTCCGTCGGGTCGTTGCGAAGGAGTACGGCGAGCGCTACCTGCCGGGTGCACCGCGGAAATACAGCGTCAAGGCCAAGAACGCGCAGGAGGCGCACGAGGCCGTGCGCCCCACCGACATGAGCCGGCTGCCGAAGACCGTGGCCCGCACCGTCGATGCCGAGCAGGCCAAGCTCTACGAGCTGATCTGGACGCGCACCGTGGCGAGCCAGATGGAATCGGCCGAGCTGGAGCGCACGACGGTCGACGTCGTCGCGCAGGTCGGCCCGCGCAAACTCGACCTCCGGGCGACCGGTCAGGTCGTGAAGTTCGACGGCTTCCTCACCCTCTATCAGGAGGGCAAGGACGACGAGGAGGACGAGGACGGCAAGCGCCTGCCTCCGATGACGGCCGGCGACCCGTTGAAGCGCGAGCGCATCGCCTCGACCCAGCACTTCACCGAGCCGCCGCCGCGCTATTCCGAGGCCAGCCTCGTCAAGCGCATGGAGGAGCTCGGCATCGGCCGGCCCTCCACTTACGCCGCCGTGCTGCAGACTCTGCGCGACCGCGAATACGTGCGCATCGACAAGAAGCGACTGGTGGCCGAGGACAAGGGCCGCCTCGTCACCGGCTTCCTCGAGAGCTTCTTCAAGCGCTACGTCGAATACGATTTCACCGCCGAACTCGAGACGCAGCTCGACCGGGTCTCGAATGCCGAGATCGACTGGCGCGAGGTGCTGCGCGATTTCTGGCGCGACTTCTCCGCCGCGATCTCCGGCACCAAGGAGCTGCGCGTCACCGAGGTGCTCGACGCACTCAACGACCTGCTCGGTGCCCACATCTTCCCCGAGAAGGCGGATGGATCGAATCCCCGCACCTGCCCCACCTGCGGCGCCGGTCAGCTCTCGCTCAAGCTCGGCAAGTTCGGCGCCTTCGTGGGCTGCTCGAACTATCCCGAGTGCAAGTATACCCGCCAGCTCGCGGCGACCGGCGTGGACGGCGACGGCGAGGGCTCGTCCGAGAATGGCGGACAGCCCGGCACCCGCGTGCTCGGCAACGATCCCGTTTCCGGCCTGCCCGTGACGGTGCGCGACGGTCGCTTCGGCCCCTTCGTCCAGCTTGGCGAGGCCTCCACTGAGAAGGAGGCTCCGAAGCCCAAGCGCTCGTCGATCCCGAAGGGCACCAGCCCGTCCTCGGTCGACCTGGAAATGGCGCTGAAGCTGCTCTCGCTCCCGCGCGAGGTGGCCCGTCACCCCGAGACCGGCGAGCCGATCCTGGCCAATCTCGGCCGCTTCGGGCCTTACGTGCAGCACGGCAAGATGTACGCGAATCTCGGCCGCGACGACGACGTGCTGGAGATCGGCGCCAACCGGGCCATCGACCTCATCGTGGCCAAGGAACAGGGCGGGGGCCGGCGCGGGCCGGCGGCCGATCCGGGCCGTCCCCTCGGCGAGCATCCGGAGACCGGCAAGCCCATCGTGGTGAAGTCGGGCAAGTACGGCCCCTACGTCACCGACGGCACCACCAACGCGACGCTGCCCAAGACCATGGCGGCCGAGGCGGTCGACCTCCCGCAGGCGCTCGAACTGATCGCCGCCCGCGAGGCGGCGGGCGGTGGCAAGAAGAAGGCTCCGGCGCGCAAGGCGGCGGGCGCGAAGGCGTCGCCGAAGAAGGCGGCGGCCAAGACGCCCGGCAAAGCTGCCAAGGCCGAAGCTGGGGAGGACGGGGCTGACGGCACGCCCGTGCCTAAGAAGGCTCCCCCCAAGAAGACCCCAGCGAAGAAGACCCCTGCGAAGAAGGCCTCCGCCAAGGCGGCGGCCGATGGCACCGCCGGTGCGGAGCCGGCCGCCGCCACGACGCGCAAGAAGGCGTAG